From a single Gimesia fumaroli genomic region:
- a CDS encoding flagellar hook-length control protein FliK: MADSHKISLLDLQAPDLSQYGKKNRDLNRGATRSTDSSYRKQLSESLSKKQTSSSTEKASERESRSADLKSDQARTKSNTPEARSTSESRQDQAAAESQQRNISRDETTSVSEESRVTDSRTEKTVTDQEQKLQGNSETIETTEEVINPQPANNLPTKDKEQNYSLFNTAFAVQNEGAFDQEVTTADSEVQPPANFQLVDDQSLVNLQTDVTETGLDQAIPIPEGLADQLNKQFVETSQTDSGQEVADVDVSSFNQELNTANQLDSSLTEQAESENQSSEAELNLQLEKLSELEISDELKQAIEDYRTKNSDNGAGSTDGDEVDIQALIQQRYQRSRNEDQSKSDSDEANQGEIPLDHDSLQQVSDTVIEQLQQEPESEQPDITEIVKESSAREAERAKQTDQQNEEVTQTVVNQGLKPASEILSQIQTESTKAAPVSQDSNVVDQDQTLSQQTGTPLSSQATGTQSTTPVGPPVDVKQVEQLVERVVEAVRQSQSTGQQLKIRLSPPELGTLQIEVSLKNGEYTAKLEVQNKHAQKVINDNIAQLKEALTKTGVSLDRIDVNINTDSTEDQRSSHSDAQSQSGSDFESNQFSENTGDSDERQQEPGFTDESARQEDSAEPDSPQVTRSQGIATENVEEIDVQI, encoded by the coding sequence ATGGCTGACTCTCACAAAATTTCGCTGCTCGACCTGCAAGCACCGGATCTGAGTCAATACGGCAAAAAAAATCGTGACCTGAATCGAGGGGCAACGCGTAGTACCGATTCCAGTTATCGCAAGCAGCTAAGTGAATCTCTCTCTAAGAAACAAACAAGTTCCTCGACTGAGAAAGCTTCGGAGCGAGAATCCAGATCAGCCGACCTGAAATCGGACCAGGCAAGGACGAAAAGCAACACTCCAGAAGCCCGTTCTACTTCCGAGTCTCGCCAGGATCAGGCAGCAGCTGAATCTCAACAGCGGAATATCAGTCGAGACGAGACAACGTCCGTCTCAGAGGAATCCAGAGTCACGGATTCACGAACAGAGAAAACGGTGACGGATCAGGAGCAGAAGCTTCAGGGAAATTCTGAGACGATTGAAACGACGGAAGAGGTTATCAATCCACAGCCAGCAAACAATCTCCCCACAAAAGACAAAGAGCAAAACTATTCGCTGTTTAATACTGCCTTTGCCGTTCAGAATGAAGGGGCCTTCGATCAAGAAGTCACCACTGCAGACAGCGAAGTTCAACCTCCTGCGAATTTTCAGTTAGTGGATGATCAGAGTCTGGTGAATTTGCAGACAGACGTGACGGAAACCGGTTTAGATCAAGCGATTCCGATTCCGGAAGGGTTGGCGGATCAGTTAAACAAACAGTTCGTAGAGACATCCCAAACCGATTCTGGTCAGGAAGTTGCCGATGTCGATGTATCAAGTTTCAATCAGGAGTTGAATACCGCTAATCAACTGGATTCATCTCTGACCGAACAGGCAGAGAGTGAAAACCAATCGTCTGAAGCAGAACTGAATTTACAGTTAGAAAAACTTTCCGAGCTGGAAATCTCGGATGAACTCAAACAGGCGATTGAAGATTATCGGACGAAGAATTCTGACAATGGTGCTGGAAGCACTGATGGGGATGAAGTTGATATTCAGGCCTTGATCCAGCAGAGATATCAGCGTTCCCGAAATGAAGATCAATCGAAATCTGATTCTGATGAAGCCAATCAGGGGGAAATTCCATTAGACCATGATTCACTTCAACAGGTTTCGGATACGGTGATTGAGCAATTGCAGCAAGAGCCGGAATCAGAGCAGCCGGATATTACTGAAATTGTGAAAGAATCAAGTGCCCGGGAAGCAGAGCGGGCCAAACAGACCGACCAGCAGAATGAAGAAGTCACACAAACCGTGGTCAACCAGGGGTTGAAACCGGCATCCGAGATCTTGAGCCAGATTCAGACTGAATCGACGAAAGCGGCTCCTGTTTCACAGGATAGCAATGTTGTAGATCAGGATCAGACGCTTTCTCAGCAGACAGGAACCCCTCTGTCATCTCAAGCAACGGGAACACAGTCGACGACCCCGGTAGGGCCTCCGGTCGATGTTAAACAGGTTGAGCAACTCGTGGAACGAGTTGTAGAAGCAGTTCGGCAATCACAGTCGACCGGACAGCAACTTAAAATTCGTTTAAGTCCTCCTGAACTCGGGACGCTGCAGATCGAAGTCTCGTTGAAGAACGGCGAATACACTGCCAAGCTGGAAGTACAAAACAAACATGCGCAAAAAGTGATCAATGATAACATCGCGCAGCTGAAAGAAGCATTGACTAAAACCGGTGTTTCGCTGGATCGGATCGACGTGAATATTAACACCGATTCCACTGAAGATCAGCGATCATCTCACTCCGACGCACAGTCGCAATCGGGAAGCGATTTTGAGTCCAATCAATTCTCTGAGAATACGGGTGACTCTGATGAGAGGCAGCAGGAGCCGGGTTTTACAGATGAATCAGCCAGGCAGGAAGACTCTGCTGAGCCGGATAGCCCCCAGGTGACGCGATCACAGGGAATTGCGACAGAGAATGTAGAAGAAATTGACGTCCAGATTTAA
- a CDS encoding flagellar hook assembly protein FlgD, which translates to MAVDGISGSSSANSVNVVEADEVGFNGLTADTFMKLLITELQNQDPTEPLGNEQLLAQLSSMRELQSNIELSDTLKEITTGQSLTQAAGLIGKEIEGQDGEQPPVEGVVDRAFVREGKAYVGVGSSELPVSAISNVRTPVTAE; encoded by the coding sequence ATGGCCGTAGATGGAATTAGTGGCAGTAGTAGTGCTAACTCTGTCAATGTGGTAGAGGCGGATGAGGTTGGCTTCAACGGTTTGACAGCTGATACGTTCATGAAGCTGTTAATTACCGAGTTGCAAAACCAGGATCCGACCGAGCCATTGGGGAACGAACAGTTACTGGCTCAGTTATCAAGCATGCGTGAATTGCAGTCGAATATTGAGTTGTCTGATACGCTCAAGGAAATCACGACAGGACAATCTTTGACGCAAGCTGCCGGTCTGATTGGTAAAGAGATTGAAGGTCAGGACGGCGAACAGCCTCCTGTTGAGGGGGTTGTCGATCGTGCGTTTGTCCGGGAAGGGAAAGCCTATGTCGGCGTTGGTTCGTCTGAGCTGCCCGTCTCTGCGATCTCCAACGTTCGGACGCCTGTAACTGCAGAGTAA
- a CDS encoding flagellar hook-basal body complex protein, translated as MGLTSALNTSLGGLALNETSIDVLGNNIANAGTNGFKASNVLFTTQLSRTLSVGSRPTTSNGGTNPRQIGLGALSASIRKDFTQGSVTNSTSPSDLAIQGEGFFILDSPDGQVYSRNGNFELNSQSLLTNQSGFKVQGYGVDEDFNLVTTTLTDIEVPLGDLNVAQATKNVEIGGALLPTGTLGTLGSVLTSPALTDAGNANAAITGATLLTDVEESIGTPLFTLGETLSFTPSKGGRSLDPLTLTVGAGTTAADLATFMDQTLGIQNGSGIPNDGGTGTQPGVTITAGGEFQIVGNSGTVNGISITIGNLTSNGATVPVSFTKSQQANGESAITDFVIFDSLGEPVTMKMTSVLESRTSNNTVFRYFLESADDDDGDVAVSTGTITFDSKGVVTNFTPNTFAVSRVSSAADEMDVTIDLSNISGISSQSAGSTLKLTSQDGSDPGTLSSFVIDETGIINGVFDNGIIRTLGQVTMARFANPQGLLEAGNSAFQEGVSSGPPFLVTPGNFGAGTIRAGSIELSNTDVGRNLVDLIVASTNYRGNARVISSVQQLVDELLVLGR; from the coding sequence ATGGGATTGACGTCTGCATTAAATACATCGTTGGGTGGTTTGGCCCTGAATGAAACAAGTATCGATGTACTGGGTAATAATATTGCCAACGCCGGAACAAACGGATTTAAAGCATCCAATGTTCTGTTTACCACTCAGTTATCACGAACATTAAGTGTGGGGTCACGACCGACTACGAGTAATGGTGGAACGAACCCACGTCAAATTGGTCTTGGTGCTCTGAGTGCTTCGATTCGCAAAGACTTTACTCAGGGAAGTGTGACGAACAGTACCAGTCCTTCCGACCTTGCGATTCAGGGTGAGGGCTTTTTCATCCTTGACAGTCCCGATGGCCAGGTTTATTCACGAAATGGTAACTTTGAGCTGAACAGTCAGAGTCTGTTGACAAACCAGAGTGGTTTTAAGGTCCAGGGGTATGGAGTTGACGAAGACTTCAATCTGGTGACCACCACCCTGACCGATATTGAAGTGCCTTTAGGGGATCTGAACGTCGCTCAGGCCACCAAAAACGTCGAGATCGGCGGTGCTTTGTTACCGACGGGAACCTTGGGAACGTTAGGTTCTGTTCTGACATCACCGGCTTTAACCGATGCTGGTAACGCCAACGCAGCGATTACCGGTGCGACATTGTTGACCGATGTTGAGGAGTCAATCGGAACTCCGTTATTTACACTTGGTGAGACATTATCGTTCACACCCAGTAAAGGGGGACGTTCCCTTGATCCCTTAACTCTGACTGTTGGTGCAGGTACAACTGCAGCCGATTTGGCAACGTTTATGGATCAGACATTGGGTATCCAGAATGGGAGTGGAATTCCCAATGATGGGGGAACGGGGACGCAGCCTGGCGTGACGATTACAGCTGGTGGAGAATTTCAGATTGTCGGCAATAGCGGTACCGTGAATGGTATTTCCATTACTATTGGTAATTTGACTTCCAACGGCGCCACTGTTCCCGTCTCTTTTACAAAATCTCAACAGGCAAATGGCGAAAGCGCGATTACGGACTTTGTGATTTTTGACTCTCTGGGTGAACCGGTCACAATGAAAATGACCAGTGTTCTGGAGTCACGCACATCGAATAATACCGTGTTTCGCTATTTCCTGGAGAGCGCCGACGACGATGATGGTGACGTCGCAGTCTCAACCGGAACGATTACATTTGACAGTAAAGGGGTGGTTACCAACTTCACACCCAATACTTTTGCTGTGAGTCGGGTTTCATCAGCCGCGGATGAAATGGATGTGACAATCGACTTGTCAAACATCTCAGGTATTTCCTCCCAATCTGCCGGTAGTACACTGAAACTGACTTCTCAGGATGGTTCTGATCCGGGAACCCTATCCAGTTTTGTGATTGATGAAACGGGAATCATCAACGGCGTGTTTGATAATGGTATCATTCGTACGTTGGGACAGGTGACAATGGCTCGTTTTGCAAACCCCCAAGGGTTGCTGGAAGCGGGTAATTCAGCGTTTCAGGAAGGGGTCAGCTCTGGTCCTCCGTTTCTCGTGACACCTGGTAACTTTGGTGCAGGTACGATTCGTGCCGGGTCCATCGAGCTGTCCAATACCGACGTCGGTCGTAACCTGGTTGATCTGATCGTCGCTTCGACGAATTATCGAGGTAACGCGCGTGTGATCAGTTCAGTGCAGCAGTTGGTAGATGAGCTACTGGTTCTGGGACGATAG
- a CDS encoding flagellar FlbD family protein has product MIKLTRLNGEEFVINAALIQCIESRPDTFITLTSEDRLIVKESVEEVVKRSIAYSRAIRLVPGL; this is encoded by the coding sequence ATGATCAAATTGACCAGACTGAATGGTGAAGAGTTTGTCATCAATGCCGCATTGATCCAGTGCATTGAAAGCAGGCCAGATACCTTTATTACACTGACTTCTGAGGATCGTTTGATCGTCAAGGAAAGCGTGGAAGAGGTTGTCAAACGCTCGATTGCCTACTCGCGGGCCATTCGTCTCGTGCCTGGCCTTTAA
- a CDS encoding motility protein A produces MDKATAGGLVAGVGLLLLAIAIAPGSSFAAFIDIPSAAVVVGGAIAASFIAFPGAAMLLFPKVIKKVFFPGQQDLAPVISQIVEFAEIARRDGILALESKTEEIQDPFILLGVQMAVDGTDVDLMEQILRTEMEAVAGRHKNGKSLMDTVGRYAPAFGMIGTLMGLIIMLGNMDDPEAIGPGMAVALITTLYGAIVSNLFFLPFADKLAYYSKQEFQVREVIIKGLIAIQEGDNPRVIEQKLNTFLPQDQRVGKDNEAA; encoded by the coding sequence ATGGATAAGGCAACAGCCGGTGGACTAGTCGCAGGGGTCGGATTGCTTTTGCTGGCGATCGCCATTGCGCCGGGTTCGAGTTTCGCTGCCTTTATCGACATCCCTTCAGCTGCTGTCGTAGTTGGGGGGGCAATCGCAGCCAGCTTTATCGCGTTTCCCGGGGCGGCAATGTTACTGTTCCCCAAGGTGATCAAAAAGGTTTTCTTTCCCGGTCAACAGGATCTGGCGCCGGTTATTTCTCAAATTGTTGAGTTTGCGGAAATCGCCCGGCGCGATGGTATTTTAGCATTGGAGTCCAAAACAGAAGAGATTCAGGACCCCTTTATTTTGCTGGGCGTTCAGATGGCTGTTGACGGTACGGATGTGGATTTGATGGAACAAATTTTACGGACTGAAATGGAAGCGGTGGCAGGCAGGCACAAAAACGGGAAATCGCTGATGGATACAGTGGGGCGTTACGCACCAGCCTTTGGAATGATCGGTACCCTGATGGGATTGATCATCATGTTAGGCAACATGGACGATCCGGAAGCCATTGGTCCTGGTATGGCGGTTGCATTGATCACCACGTTATATGGTGCGATTGTATCGAACCTGTTTTTTCTCCCGTTCGCTGACAAGCTGGCTTATTACAGCAAGCAGGAATTTCAAGTCCGCGAAGTCATTATCAAAGGGTTGATAGCGATCCAGGAAGGCGATAACCCTCGGGTGATTGAACAGAAACTCAATACCTTTCTGCCTCAGGATCAGCGGGTAGGTAAAGACAATGAGGCAGCCTGA
- a CDS encoding OmpA/MotB family protein: MAMPEEDGPPGVPEWVVTYGDMMSLLLTFFIMLVSMSEIRNDEGSVRAMLDSLRERFGTHQGDAAVPGKSLDATSNQSKPASRGTSSDGGTKTGKENSSGGGGANKTVERINTGTEVTLGGAASFGRFSAELTPEIKSKLDIIAEVLEPTPNRLVVRGHASPEPLPKDSKFRSSQELSFYRAKNVAEYLESKGIEPERLIVSSVGDAEPRTITRNPEEQYLNRRVDVFLIDAYIVSPKTGDRSK, encoded by the coding sequence ATGGCGATGCCAGAAGAAGATGGACCCCCAGGCGTTCCGGAATGGGTTGTGACCTATGGTGACATGATGTCGCTACTGCTGACGTTCTTCATCATGCTGGTCTCAATGAGTGAAATCCGCAATGATGAAGGAAGCGTGCGTGCCATGCTGGATTCATTGCGTGAGCGTTTTGGTACGCATCAGGGAGATGCTGCTGTCCCTGGAAAATCGTTAGATGCCACCAGTAATCAGAGTAAGCCTGCTTCCCGGGGAACAAGTTCTGACGGGGGGACCAAAACAGGAAAAGAGAATTCCTCCGGTGGAGGGGGCGCTAATAAAACGGTCGAGCGGATCAACACGGGCACAGAAGTTACTTTGGGGGGCGCAGCCAGTTTTGGTCGTTTTTCTGCTGAGTTGACACCGGAAATCAAATCCAAACTGGATATAATTGCCGAAGTTCTTGAACCTACGCCGAATCGACTGGTGGTGCGTGGTCATGCCTCCCCAGAACCTCTCCCAAAAGACTCAAAATTCCGAAGTTCACAGGAACTCTCTTTTTATCGAGCCAAAAATGTGGCCGAGTATCTGGAATCCAAAGGGATTGAGCCAGAAAGACTGATTGTCAGTTCAGTGGGTGATGCAGAGCCACGGACCATCACCCGTAACCCCGAAGAGCAATACTTGAATCGTCGGGTTGACGTATTTTTAATTGATGCGTATATAGTCTCTCCAAAGACAGGCGATCGTTCAAAGTAG
- a CDS encoding flagellar basal body-associated FliL family protein, translating to MATDTETDEAGVDSEAETAAAETEASGGHSKAKLLKVGGLLLLVIVLQIGISYWLLAPSGPPEEIPDEIAPESTNVTSEVPIDNFSVTNNIAEPGATIHVTFNLVALVEQGSAADFESMVKEQSKARVKQAVIEVVRKSSLSDLNDPQLGTMKRMMKEAINKVLKKSYVVEIVISEYRTLTQ from the coding sequence GTGGCAACAGACACCGAAACAGACGAAGCTGGTGTCGATTCGGAAGCAGAAACAGCTGCTGCAGAGACGGAAGCCTCTGGTGGTCACTCAAAAGCAAAGCTCTTGAAGGTCGGAGGACTGTTGCTGCTGGTCATCGTGCTTCAGATCGGTATTTCCTATTGGCTGCTGGCACCATCGGGGCCACCGGAAGAAATTCCGGATGAAATCGCTCCCGAGAGTACGAACGTAACATCGGAAGTCCCCATTGATAACTTCAGTGTCACGAATAATATCGCCGAACCTGGCGCAACAATTCATGTGACGTTCAACCTGGTGGCGCTGGTAGAGCAAGGCTCGGCTGCAGATTTTGAATCAATGGTCAAGGAACAAAGTAAAGCGCGTGTTAAGCAGGCTGTGATTGAAGTCGTTCGAAAATCGAGCTTGAGCGATTTGAATGACCCGCAATTGGGTACGATGAAACGCATGATGAAAGAGGCCATTAACAAGGTTCTGAAGAAAAGTTATGTAGTAGAAATCGTGATCAGCGAATATCGAACTCTGACGCAATGA
- the fliN gene encoding flagellar motor switch protein FliN → MADENDDLLDPSEIEKLLSAQGQDAPADPAPPKEAAKEDPGGADELLDPSDIEKLLQGAGADPGEGEPDAGGSPVVNNDDIDALFNQHTESADDQSGMPISSHAETEALLNQAEANLAAAISPNLGPGSGIPGDLGGTKSFEFPNFESMASNPEEAMALSSLQNVELDLCIELGRTELLIEEVLKMKEGVVVPLDKLAGDPVDILVNGRIIARGEVLVLNDNFCVRVAEIISPEL, encoded by the coding sequence GTGGCAGATGAGAATGATGATCTTCTGGATCCCTCAGAAATAGAAAAGCTCCTTAGTGCGCAGGGGCAGGATGCGCCTGCCGATCCCGCTCCGCCAAAAGAGGCAGCGAAAGAGGATCCCGGAGGGGCAGACGAACTGCTGGATCCTTCCGATATCGAAAAATTGTTGCAAGGTGCTGGTGCGGATCCTGGGGAGGGTGAACCAGACGCGGGAGGAAGTCCCGTGGTCAACAACGATGACATTGATGCGCTGTTCAATCAGCACACAGAGTCAGCTGATGACCAGTCTGGTATGCCCATTTCTTCACATGCAGAGACCGAAGCGTTATTGAATCAGGCGGAAGCCAATCTGGCAGCGGCGATTTCTCCCAATCTCGGGCCCGGCAGTGGTATCCCCGGTGATCTGGGGGGCACTAAATCATTCGAGTTTCCCAATTTTGAATCGATGGCCAGTAATCCAGAAGAAGCAATGGCACTTTCTTCATTGCAAAATGTGGAACTGGACTTATGCATTGAGTTGGGAAGAACGGAGTTACTGATTGAAGAAGTCTTAAAAATGAAAGAAGGGGTTGTCGTCCCTTTAGATAAACTGGCAGGTGATCCTGTAGATATTCTGGTAAATGGACGGATTATCGCAAGGGGGGAAGTTCTTGTGTTGAATGACAATTTCTGTGTACGAGTGGCAGAGATTATCTCCCCGGAACTTTAA
- a CDS encoding FliO/MopB family protein, which translates to MIRLFCFSVLILLCSLTCVSPALSADGAPAFRTSGVSQSRGNVNELTEYSQQAPRNFQQGIPRQAGNTRSSQMVQRGLPAPAQGMQRNTQPVRKMSVASNPITPLDRQKQSSQSNTNKAGTRAAPSIWGTLGALLVVIAIILVSAKLFKKHSPLASVNLPREVVEVLGKKPLDARQTIHFVRCGSRILILGSSPAGLEMLSEVLDPVEVDLITGMCRERNQSARSNSAFLNLFQSAQNKQADTDQNPSHSLFSQAVKAKPDQSVRETELEAPADYDSPISRLQQKLMQSSRQSLNEEAESGHA; encoded by the coding sequence ATGATTCGTCTTTTCTGTTTTTCTGTGCTGATCCTGCTTTGCAGTCTGACTTGCGTTTCTCCTGCGTTGTCTGCAGACGGGGCACCTGCGTTTCGAACTTCGGGGGTATCACAATCACGAGGAAATGTGAACGAACTCACCGAGTATTCACAACAGGCACCACGCAATTTTCAGCAGGGAATACCAAGGCAGGCAGGGAATACTCGTTCCAGTCAAATGGTACAACGTGGATTGCCCGCACCGGCACAGGGGATGCAACGCAACACGCAGCCTGTCAGGAAAATGAGCGTCGCTTCCAATCCGATTACCCCCCTTGATCGTCAAAAGCAGTCAAGCCAAAGTAATACAAACAAGGCAGGGACAAGAGCGGCTCCTTCAATCTGGGGAACTCTGGGAGCGCTACTGGTCGTCATCGCAATTATCCTGGTCTCTGCGAAGTTATTCAAAAAACATAGCCCTCTGGCGTCTGTCAATCTGCCACGAGAAGTGGTTGAAGTTTTAGGAAAGAAGCCTCTGGATGCACGGCAGACGATTCATTTTGTGCGGTGCGGTTCGCGAATTTTGATTTTAGGTTCGTCTCCTGCTGGTCTGGAAATGCTCAGTGAAGTTCTGGACCCGGTTGAAGTTGACCTGATTACAGGCATGTGCCGGGAACGGAATCAGTCTGCGCGATCCAATTCCGCATTTCTGAATCTGTTTCAGTCAGCTCAAAATAAGCAGGCAGACACAGATCAAAATCCGTCGCACTCCCTTTTTTCGCAGGCAGTCAAAGCAAAGCCGGACCAGTCGGTACGTGAGACTGAGCTGGAAGCCCCTGCCGACTATGATTCTCCGATCTCTCGTCTGCAGCAGAAGCTGATGCAGTCGTCACGGCAGTCGCTGAATGAAGAAGCGGAGTCCGGACATGCATAA